GCTGTACGGCCGCACCGAACGCCCCACGCCGCAGATGCTGAGCGGCCTGGACGTGCTCGTGTTCGACATGCAGGACATCGGGGCGCGGCCGTACACGTACGTGTGGACGATGACGTTCGCGATGGAGGCGGCGGCCAAGGCGGGCATCCCGTTCGTCGTCCTCGACCGGCCGAACCCCATCACCTCGGCGGCGGAGGGGCCGCTGATGGAGTGGGAGATGCGGACGCACGGACCGCTCATCACCGGCGCGTACCCGGTGCCGCTGCGGCACGGGATGACGGCGGGCGAGCTGGCGCGCTACGTGAACGGCGAGTTCCACCTGGGCACCAAGCTCAGCGTGGTGCCGGTGCAGGGCTGGCGCGGCGACGAGTGGTTCGACGAGACGGGCCTGCCGTGGGTGAACCCGTCGCCCAACATCCGCTCGCTCACGGCGGCGCTGTCGTTCTCGGGCCTGGTGATGCTCGAGACGGCCAACCTGAGCGTGGGCCGCGGCACGGCGGACCCGTTCTCGTACGTGGGCGCGCCGTACATCGACGGGCAGGCGCTGCTGCGGCGGGTGAATGCGCACCATCTTCCCGGTGTGGAGTTCGAGGTGGCGTCGTTCACGCCGCGCGGAAGCACGTGGATGCAGTTCCCCGGGCGCACCTGCCACGGCGTGCGCCTGCGCGTAACCGACCGCGACGCATACCGGCCCGTGCTCACTGCCCTCGTCTTCCTCTCGGAGATCCAGAAGATGTACCCGGACAACCTGGGCATGGGGTCGATGATGCAGATGCTGGGCAGCCGCTGGGCCCCGGCCGCCGTGCGCCGCGGCGACGACCCGCGCGACATCGTGCGCCGGTGGGATGAGGAGAACGCCCGCTGGAACGCGCTGCGCGCCAAGTACGCGCTCTACCCGCGCGAGCAGGCGGCGCAGCAGCGGAGCGGGGCCGGGATCTGAACGCTGGCTGTGACGGTGCCACCGTTCAGCGTGGATGATGGATGTCGGCGGCTAGGGTCTGCGAATGCGGAGAGGGATCGGATGCGATAAATCGCACCCCTACAGGTGGTTAGGTTGTTTGGATACGAGAAGCGCCCTCCGCCCGGTGAACGGGCGGAGGGCGCTTTTCGTTCGTCCGCGAGCTACTCGGGGACGCGGACGTCGGCGTTGGGAGCTTCCTCGTGGAGCTGGCAGTTGTACGTGGCGCAGTTCGCGTCGTGCGTGGGGACGCACGTCTTGAACATCGTACAGAACTCGGTGACGCGGGTGTCGTCCTGGCCGAGCACGGTGCCCGTGCCGCGGGCGGTCTCGTCGGTGACGAACGAGTCCACGTTCAGGGCTTCGGGCTGGAGCGTGAGCTTGCGCATGCGTTCGTTCCTCGGTTTCAGGCTTGGGACTTCGTGGGTTCCTGCCTCTCGCCTCGGATCACTCCGGGACGCGGACGTCCTCGGGCTGGTCGCCAGCGTCTTCTTTGTAGGCGCAGGTGGAGGTGACGCAGCCGAGACGCGTAACCAGGCACGTCTTGTACATCGTACAGAACTCGGTGATGCGGGTGTCGTCCTGGCCGAACACGGTGCCGGCGCCGTTCCCCGACGCGTCGGTGACGAACGAGTCGACGGTCAGGGCCTCGAGCTGGAGCGTGAGCTTGCGCATGAGTGCGTTCCTCGGTTCAGGTTGGGACTGCGTGATTCCTGCCCTCCTGCCGCCGATCACTCCGGGACGCGGACGTCTTCGGGCTGCTCGTCCAGGTCTTCCTTGTACGCGCAGGTGTAGGTCAGGCACCCCGCCTGGTTGCGCGTGGGGAAGCATTGCTTGAACTGAGAGCAGAACTCGGTGACGCGCGTGTCTTCCTGGCCGAACACGGTGCCGAGCCCGTTCACCGACTCGTCGGTGACGAACGTGTCGACGGTCAGGGCTTCGAGCTGGAGCGTGAGCTTGCGCATGAGTCGTTCTCCTTTGTTCAGTGCGATGGACTGCGTGCGTTCCCTATGCCTGCCGCGGCTCACTCCGGGACGCGGACGTCCTCGGGCTGCTCGGCGCGGTCTTCCTGGTACTGGCACGTGTAGGTCACGCAGCCGTACTGGTTCCGCGTGGGAATACACGTCTTCATGGTGCAGAACTCGGTGACGCGGGTGTCGTCCTCCTGCCCCAGCACGGTGCCCATCCCGAACCGCCCGTCTTCGGTGACGAACGAGTCGACGTTGAGGGCATCCACCTGCAGCGTGAGCTTGCGCATGACTGTTCCTCGCTTCTGGTGTGGGAACTTCGCGGCCCGGTCCGCCGTGATCGCGGCCGCCGTTCGGCGGTGCAGGAAAGCCCCGCCGGTATCCTTCTAGGTCGCAAAACGTGCTCCGAACTTTCACACCGGAGCAGATGGATCACCCACCCATTTCCTGCCACACGTCCGGATTGGCGTGATTTTCTGCATTCCTCAACCGCCAGAAGCGTACCTGCGCCCTGTTCTCGGGTGACGCATAAAACGCCGCATTGGGAGGTTGCACATCCAACCGGACGATTGCGGCTGCGGCGGGCGAGTGGAGGCGGCGCCCGGACGGATGCGCATCCACCGGCCCTGGTCTTGCCTCGCTTTCCGCGCGTGCGGGCGATCGTTCACCCTGGCAGCGGGGCGGGCACATGGCGGGGTCCATCTGGAAGGGCAGCATCAACTTCGGGCTGGTGAACTTTCCCGTGGAGATGAAGGCGGCGGTGCGCAGCGACCACGTGTCGTTCCACCTGCTCCACGGCGAGGACCTGTCGCCCGTGCACTACCAGCGCGTGGACGAGCAGGGCGAAGAGGTGCCGTGGGACGAGATCGTGAAGGGCTACGAGTTCCAGAAGGGCAAGTACGTGGTGATGACCGACGAGGACTTCCGCGCCGCCGCGCTGGAATCGTCGCGCGCCATAGAGATCTGCGACTTCGTGGACGAGGACGAGATCGACCCGCGCTTCTTCGAGACGCCGTACTTCCTGGTGCCCGGCAAGGGCGGCGAGAAGGGGTACGTGCTGCTGCGCGAGGCGATGGCGAAGAGCGGCAAGGTGGGCGTGGGCAAGGTGATGATCCGCCAGAAGCAGCACCTGGCCGGCATCAAGGCGGTGGGCGACGCACTGGTGCTGGAACTGATGCGCTTCGCGAGCGAGCTGGTGGAGCCGCGCACGTACAAGTTCCCGGCCGCGTCTTCGGTGCGCCCGCAGGAGGTGAAGATGGCGGAGCAGCTGATCGGGACGCTGGCCGCGCCCTTCCACCCGGAGAAGTACGGCGACGAGTACCGCGAGAACCTGATGCGGATCATCCGCGCCAAGATGGAGGGCAAGGAGATCGCGGCGCCCGAGCCGGCGAAGGAGGAAGAGACGGAGATCATCGACCTCATGTCCCGTCTGCGCGCCAGCCTGGAGGCGGCGGAGGGGCGCAAGGGCGGCGGCCACAAGACGGCGGCGAAGAAGTCCACCGCCGCCAAGTCCGCGAAATCACCCGCAGCGAAGTCCTCTGCTTCGAAATCCGCGTCGAAGCCGAAGGGGAAGTCCGCGGCGGCGCACAAGAAGAGCGCGTAGCCGATGCCGCGGAAGAGCGCGACGCCGGCCGAGCTGCTGGCCGAGTACCGCCGCAAGCGCGACTTCACCCGCACGGCCGAGCCCGCGGGCGGCGGCGCGGCGGACCGGGCGCGGCACTCGGACCTGCGCTTCGTGATCCAGAAGCACCGCGCGAGCCACCTGCACTTCGACTTCCGCCTGGAGATGGCGGGGGTGATGAAGAGCTGGGCGGTGCCCAAGGGCCCCAGCCTGGACACGTCGGTCAAGCGCCTCGCCGTGGAGGTCGAGGACCACCCCATCTCGTACAACACCTTCGAGGGCACCATTCCCACCGGCGAGTACGGCGGCGGCACGGTGATGCTGTGGGACCGCGGCACCTACGCGCCCACCGATCACGAGGGCGCGGGCGAGGAGCAGGCGCTGCTGCGGGCGCACGCGAGTGGACGGCTGGACATCACGCTGCACGGCGAGCGGCTGCGCGGCGCGTGGTCGCTGTTCCGCACGCGCGCGGGCGGCGACGACGGCGGCAAGCCGCAGTGGCTGCTGGTGAAGCGCACCGACGACTACGCCAACCCCGGCTTCGAGATGGTGGAGGCGGAGGAGACGTCGGTGGACACGGGCCGCACGATGGACGAGATCGCCGAGGGCAAGCGCGGGGGCAGCAAGGTGTGGCACTCCAACCGCGCGCCCAAGGACGGCGGCGTGAAGGCATCCGTCGCAGCGGCGGCGGCGAAGGCAGGCCCGAGGCGGAAGAGATCAGCCGAAGCCGAGGCGCCGGTCTCGACATCTACCGAGACCCCACGGCCTTCGGGAGATGCGGGGGCGGCGCTGGAGCCGATGTACGCGAGCATCGGCACGGCGGTGCCGCGCGGCGAGGGGTGGACGTTCGAGCCCAAGTACGACGGCATCCGCGTGCTCGCCTTCGTGACGCCGCACGAGGTGCGGCTGGTGACGCGCAACGGCAAGGACAAGACGCGCCAGTTCCCCGAGGTCGCCACGGACCTGCAGCGTCTCGCCGCGAAGGCGAAGCGCCCGCTGGTGCTGGACGGCGAGGTGGTGGCGCTGGAAGGCGGCGAGCCCGCGCGCTTCCAGAAGCTCCAGTCGCGCATGCACGTGACCGGCGCGGCAGAGATCGCCCGGCACGCGGGCAAGACGCCGTCTGCCCTGATCGTGTTCGACATGCTGCTGGACGGCGCGGACGTGCTGCTCCAGGAGCCTTGGACGGTGCGCCGCGCGCGCCTGGAGAAGCGGCTGGGGAAGCACCTCTCGGAGATACTGCGCCTCGGCGGGACGGAGCGGGGAGACGGCGCGGCGCTGCTGCGGAAGGCGCGCGAGACGGGCTGGGAGGGCGTGATCGCCAAGCGAACGGACTCCACCTACATGCCCGGCGTGCGCTCGCCGGGCTGGCTCAAGCTGAAGGTGGAGTTCCGCCAG
This region of Longimicrobiaceae bacterium genomic DNA includes:
- a CDS encoding DUF1343 domain-containing protein, with the translated sequence MTVAPSFARPRRLVPFAALVVAACSCAPQALSVARQADAQADAMGAASPAAEPAPEPRPSPPLPVMPGVEVLLRDSMGLVRGKRVGLITNQTAITRDGRSTIDVLYGAPGVRLVALFAAEHGIRGTVDGGESIGTSRDAKTGLPIFSLYGRTERPTPQMLSGLDVLVFDMQDIGARPYTYVWTMTFAMEAAAKAGIPFVVLDRPNPITSAAEGPLMEWEMRTHGPLITGAYPVPLRHGMTAGELARYVNGEFHLGTKLSVVPVQGWRGDEWFDETGLPWVNPSPNIRSLTAALSFSGLVMLETANLSVGRGTADPFSYVGAPYIDGQALLRRVNAHHLPGVEFEVASFTPRGSTWMQFPGRTCHGVRLRVTDRDAYRPVLTALVFLSEIQKMYPDNLGMGSMMQMLGSRWAPAAVRRGDDPRDIVRRWDEENARWNALRAKYALYPREQAAQQRSGAGI
- a CDS encoding Ku protein; this encodes MAGSIWKGSINFGLVNFPVEMKAAVRSDHVSFHLLHGEDLSPVHYQRVDEQGEEVPWDEIVKGYEFQKGKYVVMTDEDFRAAALESSRAIEICDFVDEDEIDPRFFETPYFLVPGKGGEKGYVLLREAMAKSGKVGVGKVMIRQKQHLAGIKAVGDALVLELMRFASELVEPRTYKFPAASSVRPQEVKMAEQLIGTLAAPFHPEKYGDEYRENLMRIIRAKMEGKEIAAPEPAKEEETEIIDLMSRLRASLEAAEGRKGGGHKTAAKKSTAAKSAKSPAAKSSASKSASKPKGKSAAAHKKSA